From a single Macrobrachium rosenbergii isolate ZJJX-2024 chromosome 7, ASM4041242v1, whole genome shotgun sequence genomic region:
- the LOC136840121 gene encoding putative uncharacterized protein DDB_G0282133 — MDDNMEDGSESDINKSNEQFEINSRSKGKIANDRGNADVAIPIDDTTGVTSVDESRTNLVPNLNNETTTSANTSLSSRVKNRNTNSCASHGISANKVIDDDASLVTDACTGNGSADFDERSEINFLESGEAISDRTAEAVNSIVVSNATELTSVSELSINDENQSYVTNDQESPGKLNPSNSSESLTDHRLNKENLVRNRALHDTHSNKNNEDRSPEILNFVNNEVDSVRGDANNKTIKAKAKIAKAHQIRAS, encoded by the coding sequence ATGGATGACAACATGGAAGATGGCAGTGAATCAGATATCAACAAGAGCAATGAGCAATTTGAAATTAATTCACGCAGCAAAGGCAAGATCGCAAACGACCGAGGCAATGCAGATGTCGCCATTCCCATTGACGATACGACAGGTGTGACAAGTGTCGACGAGTCACGTACAAATCTCGTTCCGAATTTAAATAACGAAACTACTACAAGTGCTAACACCAGTCTCTCTTCGAGagtgaaaaatagaaatacaaattcGTGTGCCAGTCATGGAATTAGTGCAAACAAAGTTATTGATGACGACGCAAGTTTGGTTACAGATGCTTGCACGGGCAATGGCAGTGCAGATTTCGATGAGCGTTCCGAgattaattttcttgaaagtggTGAAGCAATATCAGACAGAACAGCTGAAGCAGTGAACAGTATCGTCGTAAGTAACGCGACAGAATTGACTAGTGTGAGTGAGTTAAGTATAAACGATGAAAATCAGTCTTATGTTACCAATGACCAGGAAAGCCCTGGAAAACTAAATCCCAGTAACAGCTCCGAGTCACTGACCGACCACAGGCTAAACAAAGAGAATTTGGTTAGAAATAGAGCTCTCCATGACAcccattcaaacaaaaataacgaaGATAGAAGTCCAGAAATTCTAAACTTTGTAAATAACGAAGTAGATTCGGTTAGAGGCGACgccaacaacaaaacaataaaagcaaaagcaaagatcGCGAAGGCTCACCAGATTCGAGCCTCATAA
- the LOC136840120 gene encoding sodium- and chloride-dependent glycine transporter 1-like: MLFSLGHALGGHATLASYNNLHQNTLWSSVVIILWDTATSVLCSCIVYTSVCQAIHKCYPFAHVGEVAFIAYSVLVVKVNAHVWPILFFLVLFTLGIGSLIGFVETITTALFNKFSYLHSRYFPFIVMSCFLLFVLGLPMCSSKGLYQVELMHMYTCKVSILVLGLLQVIVVGYIFGFQKFMKLVREDLKVSVPICVEWYLAISLKLLVPVAFSVLLLVTLLYDDYISTKDKEDSERYTHLGLILPITSCLFVPGFAVYELYKNKGKNWQELLKPTPQFRPAHQRQQDANSFVLNEGSEYSISSSVHAAGGVNPYITISSITEMFRWSRNWLVDNGTGTDRAAAQGPHTLQINRILDNDL, translated from the exons ATGCTCTTCTCTTTGGGCCATGCTCTAGGAGGCCACGCCACTCTAGCTTCATACAACAACTTGCATCAGAATACACTCTG GAGTTCCGTCGTCATAATACTGTGGGACACAGCCACGTCAGTCCTGTGCAGCTGTATAGTATACACTTCCGTGTGTCAGGCCATTCACAAGTGTTACCCTTTCGCTCACGTGGGGGAGGTTGCGTTCATTGCTTACTCAGTCCTCGTGGTGAAGGTGAATGCCCACGTGTGGCCAATCCTGTTTTTTCTTGTGCTCTTCACTTTAGGAATTGGCAGTCTG ATAGGATTTGTGGAAACCATTACAACGGCTTTGTTCAACAAATTCAGTTACCTCCACTCCAGATACTTTCCATTCATTGTCATGAGCTGTTTCCTGCTGTTCGTCTTGGGTCTGCCAATGTGCTCCTCCAAGGGGCTCTATCAAGTAGAACTCATGCACATGTACACCTGCAAAGTTTCCATTCTGGTTCTGGGACTCTTACAAGTTATAGTAGTCGGTTACATCTTCG GGTTCCAAAAGTTTATGAAACTCGTGCGAGAAGATCTGAAGGTGTCAGTTCCTATATGTGTGGAATGGTATCTGGCAATTTCCCTGAAGCTTCTCGTTCCAGTGGCCTTCTCG GTGCTTTTATTGGTGACGTTATTATATGACGATTACATTAGCACTAAGGACAAAGAGGATTCTGAAAGATACACTCATCTTGGATTGATACTTCCAATAACGTCATGCCTATTTGTTCCTGGTTTCGCCGTCTACGAACTTTACAAGAACAAAGGCAAA aactggCAAGAACTTCTGAAGCCTACTCCCCAGTTCCGCCCAGCCCATCAGAGGCAGCAGGACGCCAACAGCTTCGTTCTGAACGAAGGCTCCGAGTACTCGATCTCAAGTTCCGTCCACGCGGCTGGAGGTGTCAACCCTTACATTACGATCTCGTCGATCACCGAAATGTTCAGGTGGTCTCGCAACTGGTTAGTGGACAACGGGACGGGTACTGATCGGGCAGCTGCCCAAGGACCGCACACTTTACAGATTAATAGGATCTTAGACAATGACCTGTAG